In uncultured Methanobrevibacter sp., a genomic segment contains:
- a CDS encoding flavodoxin family protein: protein MSKKVVILHGSPRVSGNSDILANEFKKGVEEAGNEAKKISFPMKFINYCKGCLGCMSSGECVIHDDMSKILEDLVNADVIVFSSPIYFNTITGQMKTIIDRLTPKAKQLNDKDYYFLFSAACDNQELLNPAVHELRGFLNCIGVESEKGMVFGLNSESEGEINHNKDALNQAFEFGKNI, encoded by the coding sequence ATGAGTAAAAAAGTAGTTATATTACATGGTAGTCCACGTGTAAGTGGGAATAGTGATATCTTAGCTAATGAATTTAAAAAAGGAGTGGAAGAAGCAGGTAATGAAGCTAAAAAAATTTCATTCCCAATGAAGTTTATTAATTATTGTAAAGGTTGTTTAGGTTGCATGTCATCTGGAGAATGTGTTATTCATGATGATATGTCTAAAATTTTAGAGGACTTGGTAAATGCAGATGTTATTGTATTTTCAAGTCCTATTTATTTTAATACAATCACTGGACAAATGAAAACAATAATTGACAGATTAACTCCTAAAGCTAAACAATTAAATGATAAAGATTATTATTTCTTATTTTCAGCAGCATGTGATAACCAAGAACTTTTAAATCCTGCAGTTCATGAATTGAGAGGATTTTTAAATTGTATTGGTGTTGAAAGTGAAAAAGGTATGGTTTTTGGTTTAAATTCTGAAAGTGAAGGTGAAATTAACCATAATAAGGACGCTTTAAATCAAGCTTTTGAATTTGGAAAAAATATTTAA
- a CDS encoding DUF4013 domain-containing protein: protein MNLTDIFKDSLKYPISDMTKFSIFGIVMLLSALGSLSFGNAAIDGILVIISFVALIISLGYGIAITRSAIEKSDEIPDLNLETTIVDGLKMVVLSIVYYIIPTIIVIILAFATGLFDYVVEILGYLNQYGPEFANMIPDDLILSMMSSAAITMLVAFILMVIFSFLYYMGVCRLAKYNSLSAGADIPEAARDLKKVGIGRVIGWAVLLVILIFIFNLIGGFIGLIPYVGVLISGFLISTYISFMIYRSVGLLYADI, encoded by the coding sequence ATGAATTTAACAGATATTTTTAAAGATTCTTTAAAATACCCAATTTCTGACATGACTAAATTCAGTATTTTTGGAATTGTCATGTTATTATCTGCATTAGGTAGTTTAAGTTTTGGAAATGCTGCAATTGATGGTATACTTGTAATTATAAGTTTTGTAGCATTAATTATATCTTTAGGATATGGAATAGCTATTACTAGGTCTGCTATTGAAAAATCTGATGAAATTCCTGATTTGAACTTGGAAACAACTATTGTTGATGGTTTAAAGATGGTAGTATTGTCTATTGTATATTATATAATTCCAACAATAATTGTAATTATCTTAGCTTTTGCAACAGGTTTATTTGATTACGTAGTAGAAATTTTAGGTTATCTTAATCAATATGGTCCTGAATTTGCAAATATGATTCCGGATGATTTAATATTATCTATGATGAGTTCTGCAGCAATAACTATGCTTGTAGCTTTCATTTTAATGGTTATATTCTCATTTTTATATTATATGGGAGTTTGTAGACTTGCTAAGTATAATAGTTTATCTGCTGGTGCTGATATTCCTGAAGCAGCTCGTGACTTAAAAAAAGTTGGTATTGGTAGAGTTATAGGATGGGCAGTATTATTAGTTATTCTTATATTTATCTTTAACTTGATTGGTGGATTTATTGGTTTAATTCCATATGTTGGAGTTTTAATTAGTGGATTCTTAATTTCAACATACATATCTTTCATGATATATAGATCAGTTGGTTTATTATACGCAGATATTTAA
- the mch gene encoding methenyltetrahydromethanopterin cyclohydrolase codes for MVSVNLEAKKTVDVMIEKQDELNIVVSQLSNGATIIDCGVNVVGSFKAGELYTKVCLGGLADVGISIPGDLSEKFALPSVKIKTDSPSISTLGSQKAGWSVSVGDFFALGSGPARAICKKPAETYEEIGYEDSEANLAILTLEADVLPGEDVAQYIADECNVDVKDVYLLVAPTSSLVGSIQIAGRVVENGTYKMLEAIKFDVTKVKHAAGIAPIAPVDPDGLKAMGKTNDAVLFGGRTYYYVESDENDDIADVAAKLPSSAADGYGKPFFDVFKEAEFDFYKIDKGMFAPAEVVINDLTTGKVYKEGYVNVDLLKKSFGVDN; via the coding sequence ATGGTAAGTGTAAACTTAGAAGCTAAAAAAACCGTAGATGTAATGATTGAAAAACAAGATGAATTAAACATTGTTGTTAGTCAATTATCAAATGGTGCTACAATCATTGATTGTGGAGTAAATGTTGTTGGAAGTTTTAAAGCAGGTGAACTTTATACAAAAGTTTGTCTTGGTGGTCTTGCAGATGTTGGAATATCTATTCCAGGTGATTTATCTGAAAAATTCGCTCTTCCTTCAGTAAAAATTAAAACTGATTCTCCATCTATTTCTACATTAGGATCTCAAAAAGCAGGTTGGTCTGTATCTGTAGGAGATTTCTTTGCACTTGGTTCTGGTCCAGCTAGGGCAATATGTAAAAAACCAGCTGAAACTTATGAAGAAATTGGATATGAAGATTCAGAAGCTAATTTAGCTATTTTAACTTTAGAAGCTGATGTATTACCTGGTGAAGACGTTGCACAATATATTGCTGATGAATGTAATGTGGATGTTAAAGATGTATATTTACTTGTAGCTCCTACTTCTTCTCTTGTTGGATCTATTCAAATTGCTGGAAGAGTAGTTGAAAACGGAACTTACAAAATGTTAGAAGCTATTAAATTTGATGTAACTAAAGTAAAACATGCTGCAGGTATTGCTCCTATTGCTCCAGTTGACCCAGATGGATTAAAAGCTATGGGTAAAACTAATGATGCTGTTTTATTTGGTGGAAGAACTTACTACTATGTTGAATCTGATGAAAATGATGATATTGCAGATGTTGCAGCTAAATTACCTTCCTCTGCAGCTGATGGATATGGAAAACCATTCTTCGATGTATTTAAAGAAGCTGAATTTGATTTCTACAAAATTGATAAAGGAATGTTTGCCCCTGCAGAAGTAGTTATCAATGATTTAACAACTGGTAAAGTCTATAAAGAAGGATATGTAAACGTAGATTTACTTAAAAAATCCTTTGGTGTAGATAACTAA
- a CDS encoding nitroreductase family protein, producing MNPIFKRRSVRKFNDKEVSMNQVKHLIEAGMQAPSAFNSQPWEFIIVSDKKDLNAVSKMSRYAKPAKKAQKLIIVLGNTKKFKVVKPMIQQDLSACTQNILLQAVIDGLGAVWLGFYPKEDRVNALREYFHIPNHIIPFSVIAIGYPKEDKEPKSRYDESKIHLGKY from the coding sequence ATGAATCCAATTTTTAAAAGAAGAAGTGTGAGAAAATTTAATGATAAAGAAGTTAGCATGAATCAGGTAAAACATTTAATTGAAGCAGGTATGCAAGCTCCTTCAGCTTTTAATTCTCAACCTTGGGAATTTATAATTGTATCTGATAAAAAGGATTTAAATGCTGTTTCGAAAATGAGTAGATATGCAAAACCTGCTAAAAAAGCTCAAAAATTAATCATTGTTTTAGGCAATACTAAAAAGTTTAAAGTAGTTAAACCCATGATTCAACAGGATTTATCTGCATGTACACAAAATATTTTACTTCAAGCTGTTATTGATGGGCTTGGAGCAGTATGGTTAGGATTTTATCCAAAAGAAGATAGGGTAAATGCATTAAGAGAATATTTTCATATTCCTAATCATATTATTCCATTTTCAGTAATAGCTATTGGTTATCCTAAAGAAGATAAAGAACCTAAAAGCAGATATGATGAATCTAAAATTCATTTAGGTAAATATTAA
- a CDS encoding ClC family H(+)/Cl(-) exchange transporter, translated as MKILQKSLRSVVDNPKHIFKLTIQGIFVGVFAGIIVCLYRFFLYSAEDILRNILNFIHGNIVLIVLWFFILIILGLFTSFLIKWEPNSIGSGIPQINAEVKGFLNVNWWKVVITKISGGILTAIGGLSLGPEGPSVQIGGMIGKGVSKILRGSKTDELRLILAGSTVGITAAFNAPLAGVIFIIEEINHSFDKTLIFIALISSVVADVISKSIFGQATLLSFPLYNLPLSYYWLLIILGIILGIFGYVYNVGMIKANDIINNFNVSIEIKIISVFLISGVVSLFIPEILDGGHFMLNMLDVAIPSITILIFLLVMKYLFSVASFATGSPGGIFLPILVLGAFIGAIFGSVAIPIFGLKSYLIYKFIVISMAGFFAATIRSPITGVVLLSEMCGSTESLVAMLIVSIIAYSVPMLLNNRPIYESLFERLISKNNQDLINDHSKHILSEYVVPSTWKYIGKQIKDIPFPKNCIVISITRNGKYILSNENVIINYADQIHILMDSNNYPFENDEMNKLMDEVV; from the coding sequence ATGAAAATACTTCAAAAGTCATTACGTTCTGTTGTAGATAATCCAAAACATATTTTCAAACTAACTATTCAAGGAATATTTGTAGGAGTTTTTGCTGGAATAATAGTTTGTTTATATAGATTTTTTTTATATTCTGCAGAAGATATTTTAAGAAATATCTTAAATTTTATTCATGGAAATATAGTTTTGATTGTTCTTTGGTTTTTTATATTAATTATTTTGGGATTATTTACTTCGTTTTTAATAAAGTGGGAACCAAATAGTATAGGTAGTGGAATTCCTCAAATCAATGCTGAAGTTAAAGGGTTTTTAAATGTTAATTGGTGGAAAGTTGTAATAACTAAAATTAGTGGGGGTATTTTAACTGCTATTGGGGGTTTATCTTTAGGTCCTGAAGGTCCTTCTGTTCAAATTGGAGGGATGATTGGAAAAGGTGTTTCAAAAATTTTAAGAGGTTCTAAAACAGATGAATTACGACTTATATTGGCGGGTTCAACTGTTGGAATTACTGCTGCTTTTAATGCACCATTAGCTGGTGTGATATTTATAATTGAAGAAATTAATCATAGTTTTGATAAAACATTGATTTTTATAGCTTTAATTTCATCTGTTGTTGCAGATGTTATATCTAAATCAATTTTTGGACAAGCAACATTACTTAGTTTTCCATTATATAATCTTCCATTATCTTATTATTGGCTTTTAATTATTTTAGGTATAATTTTAGGTATTTTCGGTTATGTTTATAATGTAGGGATGATTAAAGCAAATGATATTATAAATAATTTCAATGTTTCTATTGAAATTAAAATTATAAGTGTATTTTTAATATCTGGTGTTGTATCATTGTTTATTCCGGAAATTCTTGATGGCGGACATTTCATGTTAAACATGTTGGATGTAGCTATTCCATCGATAACTATTTTAATATTTTTATTGGTAATGAAATATTTATTTTCTGTAGCATCTTTTGCAACGGGATCTCCTGGAGGAATATTTTTACCTATTTTAGTTTTAGGAGCATTTATTGGAGCTATTTTTGGTTCTGTTGCGATTCCTATTTTTGGACTTAAAAGTTATTTAATATATAAGTTCATTGTTATTTCAATGGCAGGTTTTTTTGCAGCTACTATAAGATCTCCAATTACGGGGGTTGTTTTACTCTCGGAAATGTGTGGATCAACTGAATCTTTAGTAGCTATGTTAATAGTATCTATTATTGCATATTCTGTGCCAATGTTATTAAATAATAGACCTATTTATGAATCCTTGTTTGAAAGATTAATATCTAAAAATAATCAAGATTTAATAAACGATCATTCAAAACATATTTTATCAGAATATGTTGTTCCATCAACTTGGAAATATATAGGTAAACAAATTAAAGATATTCCATTTCCAAAAAATTGTATCGTGATTTCAATTACAAGAAATGGAAAATATATATTATCTAATGAAAATGTTATAATAAATTATGCAGATCAAATTCACATATTAATGGATAGTAATAATTATCCTTTTGAAAATGATGAGATGAACAAATTAATGGATGAAGTGGTATGA
- a CDS encoding transcription factor S encodes MEFCPECGAILLPTNNKLKCKCGYEKSLSENEVKDQYEVKGETNPQTEVIVTDNKNVALPTTRITCYKCGGTKGYWWTVQTRSADEAPTNFIRCAKCGNTWRSSN; translated from the coding sequence ATGGAATTTTGTCCGGAATGTGGAGCTATTTTACTTCCTACAAATAATAAATTAAAATGTAAATGCGGATATGAAAAATCTTTATCTGAAAATGAAGTTAAAGATCAATACGAGGTTAAAGGTGAAACAAATCCCCAAACTGAAGTAATAGTTACGGATAATAAAAATGTAGCTTTGCCAACTACAAGAATTACTTGTTATAAATGTGGGGGAACTAAAGGTTATTGGTGGACGGTTCAAACAAGGTCTGCTGATGAAGCTCCAACTAATTTTATTAGATGTGCAAAATGTGGAAACACTTGGAGATCCTCTAACTAA